Proteins co-encoded in one Nicotiana sylvestris chromosome 7, ASM39365v2, whole genome shotgun sequence genomic window:
- the LOC138873337 gene encoding uncharacterized protein, whose protein sequence is MAYKLVKWKKPPALGSKLNTDGCYVEGNCGIRGVISDSEGKFTLAYSLYIGPGTSNYAESMAMLFGLQQCVQRGLYNIIAEADLKLVTSCVTENTTIPWRIIELIGEIKKIVTDRDVTVKHCFR, encoded by the coding sequence ATGGCGTACAAGTTAGTCAAATGGAAAAAACCTCCAGCATTAGGTTCTAAGCTCAACACGGATGGATGTTATGTCGAAGGCAATTGCGGTATTAGAGGTGTCATCAGCGATAGCGAGGGTAAGTTCACACTGGCCTACTCTCTGTATATAGGACCTGGCACTAGCAACTATGCTGAAAGCATGGCAATGCTCTTTGGACTACAACAGTGCGTGCAAAGGGGGTTATACAATATAATAGCTGAAGCTGATTTAAAACTGGTGACCTCTTGCGTGACCGAAAATACAACGATACCATGGAGAATTATAGAACTTATTGGAGAAATAAAAAAGATTGTGACTGATCGAGATGTGACAGTGAAACACTGCTTTAGGTAG